A region of Streptomyces sp. NBC_01750 DNA encodes the following proteins:
- the dacB gene encoding D-alanyl-D-alanine carboxypeptidase/D-alanyl-D-alanine endopeptidase, with the protein MPEVRTWQLAAGAAVVGLALAAGAVAAAGPWDSGQRKAERERVDAQSDVGGAHHEVGGAKRPVPAPSAPGVLAGLGAPATAPATAPATTPAELAKLLAPLLGDPGLGAVRTASVVDVATGRQLYGKGAADPMTPASTIKIATSVAALAALGPDHRMPTTVVASKDGRTLTLVGGGDATLDKAGLGRLADRTARALRDRGTTTVRLMYDTSLYAGPGQHPIGPNGNIARVSALMVGQGRIDDRTTGNAARTGDPAGDAARAFGRLLSERGIDSSAAPASGRPSAGSVPLAKVLSPPLSALVERALTTSDNDIAESLARQTAIAAGEEASFDGAARAVTRQLGKLKLPLTGAHFADGSGLSRADRISASLLTALLTRAADPAHPELRPVLTGLPVAGFSGTLQTRYGATSPGTGLVRAKTGTLSGVNALAGTVVAPDGRLLAFAFLAGSTPSAEAAQPALDRLAAALAS; encoded by the coding sequence GTGCCAGAGGTCAGGACGTGGCAGCTCGCTGCGGGCGCCGCCGTGGTCGGCCTCGCCCTCGCTGCCGGGGCGGTGGCCGCGGCCGGTCCTTGGGACTCCGGCCAGCGTAAGGCCGAGAGGGAGCGGGTGGATGCCCAGAGCGACGTGGGTGGCGCACATCACGAGGTCGGCGGGGCGAAGCGGCCGGTGCCTGCGCCCAGCGCCCCCGGTGTGCTCGCCGGGCTCGGCGCCCCCGCGACCGCGCCCGCCACCGCTCCGGCGACCACGCCCGCCGAGCTCGCGAAGCTGCTCGCGCCGCTCCTGGGCGACCCGGGGCTCGGAGCTGTCCGCACGGCCTCGGTCGTCGATGTCGCGACCGGCAGGCAGTTGTACGGGAAGGGGGCCGCGGACCCGATGACACCGGCCTCCACCATCAAGATCGCCACCTCGGTCGCGGCGCTGGCGGCGCTCGGCCCCGACCACCGCATGCCCACCACGGTCGTCGCGTCCAAGGACGGCAGGACGCTCACCCTGGTCGGCGGCGGCGACGCGACCCTCGACAAGGCAGGTCTGGGCAGGCTCGCCGACCGGACGGCACGCGCCTTGCGCGACCGAGGGACCACCACGGTCCGTCTCATGTACGACACTTCGCTCTACGCGGGCCCGGGGCAGCACCCCATCGGCCCCAACGGCAACATCGCCCGGGTCAGCGCGCTGATGGTCGGCCAGGGGCGGATCGACGACAGGACCACCGGCAACGCCGCGCGCACCGGGGACCCGGCCGGCGACGCGGCCCGCGCCTTCGGGCGCCTGCTGTCCGAGCGCGGCATCGACAGCTCCGCGGCACCCGCCTCCGGCCGGCCCTCGGCCGGTTCGGTCCCTCTCGCCAAGGTCCTCTCCCCACCGCTCTCGGCACTGGTCGAGCGGGCGCTCACCACCAGCGACAACGACATCGCCGAATCACTTGCCCGGCAGACCGCGATCGCGGCGGGCGAAGAGGCGAGTTTCGACGGCGCGGCGCGTGCCGTCACCAGGCAACTCGGCAAACTGAAGCTGCCGTTGACCGGCGCGCACTTCGCCGACGGCAGCGGTCTGAGCCGCGCCGACAGAATCTCCGCGAGCCTGCTGACCGCGCTGCTGACCCGCGCCGCCGACCCGGCCCACCCCGAACTGCGCCCGGTCCTGACCGGCCTCCCGGTCGCAGGCTTCAGCGGCACACTGCAGACCCGCTACGGCGCCACCTCGCCGGGTACCGGCCTAGTGCGCGCCAAGACCGGCACCCTGAGCGGCGTCAACGCCCTGGCAGGCACGGTCGTCGCCCCGGACGGACGCCTCCTCGCCTTCGCTTTCCTGGCGGGGAGCACCCCCTCCGCGGAGGCCGCCCAGCCCGCCCTGGACCGGCTGGCCGCCGCACTGGCCTCGTGA
- a CDS encoding zinc-dependent metalloprotease has translation MTSIGGVEMVDWNLAVATATRFVRPGPDVSRDEARAVVAELRRHAKSSEEHVRSFTRMIPEGHEPQDTPVLVVDRAGWVKANVAGFRELLKPLLDKMQERRSGSPGGALVGAVGGKVTGVELGMLLSFLASRVLGQYETFAPATRELPAGQNGGGRLLLVAPNIVHVERELEVDPHDFRLWVCLHEETHRTQFTGVPWLRDHLEGEIQSFLGETEVDPMTVLERLREAAQSLSGARPEGEEDEGRSIVELVQTPAQREILSRLTAVMSLLEGHADFVMDGVGPDVVPSVAEIREKFQQRRARGASRLDQALRKLLGLDAKLRQYRDGERFVRSVVEEVGMEGFNRVWTSPNTLPTKAEIAKPADWVARVHRKAES, from the coding sequence ATGACGAGCATCGGTGGTGTCGAGATGGTCGACTGGAACCTCGCCGTGGCGACCGCAACCCGCTTCGTGCGGCCGGGCCCCGACGTGAGCCGGGACGAGGCGCGTGCCGTCGTCGCCGAACTGCGCAGGCATGCCAAATCCTCCGAAGAGCATGTGCGGTCCTTCACCCGGATGATCCCCGAAGGCCATGAGCCGCAGGACACCCCTGTCCTCGTCGTGGACCGGGCGGGCTGGGTCAAGGCGAATGTCGCGGGCTTCCGCGAGCTGCTCAAGCCGCTGCTGGACAAGATGCAGGAGCGCCGCTCCGGCAGCCCGGGCGGTGCGCTGGTCGGCGCGGTCGGCGGCAAGGTGACCGGCGTCGAGCTGGGCATGCTGCTGTCGTTCCTGGCCTCGAGGGTCCTCGGACAGTACGAGACCTTCGCACCCGCCACCCGCGAGCTGCCCGCCGGTCAGAACGGCGGCGGACGGCTGCTCCTCGTCGCCCCGAACATCGTCCATGTCGAGCGTGAACTCGAGGTCGACCCGCACGACTTCAGGCTCTGGGTCTGCCTGCACGAGGAGACCCACCGCACCCAGTTCACCGGTGTGCCGTGGCTTCGGGACCATCTCGAAGGCGAGATCCAGTCATTTCTCGGCGAGACCGAGGTCGACCCCATGACCGTTCTGGAGCGGCTCCGGGAGGCCGCCCAGTCCCTCTCCGGCGCCCGTCCCGAGGGCGAGGAGGACGAGGGCCGCTCCATCGTCGAGCTGGTGCAGACCCCGGCCCAGCGCGAGATCCTCAGTCGGCTGACCGCCGTGATGTCGCTGCTGGAAGGCCATGCGGACTTCGTGATGGACGGTGTCGGACCCGATGTCGTGCCGTCCGTCGCCGAGATCCGGGAGAAGTTCCAGCAGCGCAGGGCACGTGGCGCGAGCCGTCTCGACCAGGCGCTGCGCAAGCTCCTGGGGCTCGACGCCAAGCTGCGTCAGTACCGCGACGGCGAGCGCTTCGTGCGCTCCGTGGTCGAGGAGGTCGGTATGGAGGGATTCAACCGGGTCTGGACGTCTCCGAACACCCTCCCCACCAAGGCGGAGATCGCCAAACCGGCGGACTGGGTCGCGAGGGTGCACCGTAAAGCAGAGTCGTGA
- the tilS gene encoding tRNA lysidine(34) synthetase TilS, with the protein MGPHPAVAAIRLAVRRVLHDVLTEHCERVARSVGHAAPARSSATSPLHHAPSGEQPLVLVACSGGADSMALASALAFEARKLSVRAGGITVDHGLQDGSDLRAAEVAARLTALQLDPVDAIAVRVGREGGPEAAARDARYAALDDAAERHGAAAVLLGHTRDDQAETVLLGLARGSGIRSLSGMAAVSGAAGRYRRPFLQLDRQTARKACMVQSLPVWDDPHNADPAYTRSRLRHEGLPALEKALGKGVVEALARTAQLSRDDADALDTWAADVDSSVRDDAGRLECAKLYALPPAVRRRVLRRAAIEAGAPAGSLFARHVEEVDRLITSWRGQGAINLPGRVEARRQGGRLVIRQG; encoded by the coding sequence ATGGGTCCCCATCCTGCGGTCGCGGCGATACGCCTGGCGGTCCGCCGCGTACTCCACGACGTACTCACCGAACACTGCGAACGTGTCGCACGCTCCGTGGGCCACGCGGCTCCCGCGCGCTCCTCCGCGACCTCCCCCCTCCACCACGCGCCCTCAGGCGAGCAGCCGCTCGTCCTCGTGGCGTGCTCCGGCGGCGCCGACTCCATGGCCCTCGCCTCCGCCCTCGCCTTCGAGGCCCGCAAACTCTCCGTCCGGGCCGGGGGCATCACTGTCGACCACGGCCTCCAGGACGGTTCCGACCTCCGCGCCGCCGAAGTCGCCGCACGGCTCACCGCGCTGCAGCTCGACCCCGTCGATGCCATCGCCGTACGGGTCGGCCGCGAGGGCGGCCCCGAGGCCGCGGCCCGCGATGCCCGCTACGCCGCCCTCGACGACGCCGCAGAGCGCCATGGAGCCGCGGCCGTGCTGCTCGGCCACACGCGCGATGATCAAGCTGAAACCGTCCTGCTGGGACTCGCCCGCGGCTCCGGCATCCGCTCGCTCTCCGGAATGGCGGCCGTCTCGGGGGCGGCCGGCCGTTACCGCCGTCCCTTCCTCCAGCTCGACCGGCAGACCGCCCGCAAGGCCTGCATGGTCCAGTCGCTGCCCGTCTGGGACGACCCGCACAACGCCGACCCCGCCTACACCCGGTCCCGGCTGCGCCATGAGGGCCTGCCCGCCCTGGAGAAGGCGCTCGGCAAGGGCGTCGTCGAGGCCCTCGCCCGTACCGCGCAGCTGTCCCGCGACGACGCGGACGCCCTGGACACCTGGGCCGCCGACGTGGACTCCTCCGTACGTGACGACGCCGGGCGGCTCGAGTGCGCGAAGCTCTATGCGCTGCCGCCCGCCGTCCGCCGCCGGGTGCTGCGCCGGGCCGCCATCGAGGCCGGTGCGCCCGCCGGCTCGCTCTTCGCGCGGCACGTCGAGGAAGTCGACCGGCTGATCACGAGCTGGCGCGGTCAGGGGGCCATCAATTTGCCTGGGCGCGTCGAGGCACGGCGGCAGGGTGGCAGACTGGTCATCCGGCAAGGCTGA
- the hpt gene encoding hypoxanthine phosphoribosyltransferase: protein MGTDLQSVLITKEEIDAKLAELAAKIDAEYADKDLLIVGVLKGAVMVMADLARALSTPVTMDWMAVSSYGAGTQSSGVVRILKDLDTDIKGKHVLIVEDIIDSGLTLSWLLSNLGSREPASLEVCTLLRKPDAAKVAIDVKWIGFDIPNEFVIGYGLDYAEKYRNLPFVGTLAPHVYGG, encoded by the coding sequence ATGGGCACCGACCTCCAGTCGGTGCTTATCACCAAGGAAGAGATCGACGCGAAGCTGGCTGAACTGGCTGCGAAGATCGACGCGGAATACGCGGACAAGGACCTGCTCATCGTCGGTGTCCTCAAGGGCGCCGTGATGGTGATGGCGGACCTGGCGCGTGCGCTGTCCACCCCCGTCACGATGGACTGGATGGCGGTGTCGTCCTACGGCGCGGGCACCCAGTCCTCGGGCGTGGTCCGGATCCTCAAGGACCTGGACACCGACATCAAGGGCAAGCACGTCCTGATCGTCGAGGACATCATCGACTCCGGCCTCACGCTCTCGTGGCTGCTGTCGAACCTCGGTTCGCGCGAGCCGGCCTCCCTCGAGGTCTGCACTCTGCTGCGTAAGCCGGATGCCGCAAAGGTGGCGATCGACGTGAAGTGGATCGGCTTCGACATCCCGAATGAGTTCGTCATCGGGTACGGGCTGGACTATGCGGAGAAGTACCGCAATCTGCCATTTGTCGGCACACTCGCGCCGCACGTCTACGGCGGCTGA
- the ftsH gene encoding ATP-dependent zinc metalloprotease FtsH, which yields MDVKRYFRGPVMWIVLAVLAVVVLMQVVGSSGGYKTVDTGEVVQAIDKNQVDQVKLTTGDEQIIKVDLKDGQKVKGGDKIQASYIGTQGADLAATLQKKYEAGDIEKGYTVSPSKQSPFVSVLLSLLPFVLIVVVFLFLMNQMQGGGSRVMNFGKSKAKLITKDTPKTTFSDVAGADEAVEELHEIKEFLQEPAKFQAVGAKIPKGVLLYGPPGTGKTLLARAVAGEAGVPFYSISGSDFVEMFVGVGASRVRDLFEQAKANAPAIVFVDEIDAVGRHRGAGLGGGHDEREQTLNQLLVEMDGFDVKGGVILIAATNRPDILDPALLRPGRFDRQIAVDRPDMQGRLEILKVHQKGKPVAPDVDLGAVARRTPGFTGADLSNVLNEAALLTARGDKKLVDNHALDEAIDRVVAGPQKRTRIMSDKEKKITAYHEGGHALVAAASPNSDPVHKITILSRGRALGYTMVLPDEDRYSTTRNEMLDQLAYMLGGRAAEELVFHDPTTGAANDIEKATTTARAMVTQYGMTERLGAIKFGGDNTEPFLGREMGHQRDYSEEVAALVDEEVKKLIETAHNEAWEILVENRDVLDNLVLQLLEKETLGKEQIAEIFAPLVRRPARPAWTGSSRRTPSTRPPVLSPKELALTNGAAGSNGANGAVPTDAAPAVEAVPEERPEA from the coding sequence ATGGACGTGAAGCGATACTTCCGTGGGCCGGTCATGTGGATCGTGCTGGCCGTCCTCGCCGTGGTCGTGTTGATGCAGGTCGTCGGCTCGTCCGGCGGCTACAAGACGGTGGACACTGGCGAGGTCGTCCAGGCGATCGACAAGAACCAGGTCGACCAGGTCAAGCTGACCACCGGCGACGAACAGATCATCAAGGTCGATCTGAAGGACGGCCAGAAGGTCAAGGGCGGCGACAAGATCCAGGCCAGCTATATCGGCACCCAGGGTGCTGATCTTGCGGCCACTCTGCAAAAGAAGTACGAAGCGGGTGACATCGAGAAGGGTTACACCGTCTCGCCGTCGAAGCAGAGCCCGTTCGTCTCGGTGCTGCTCTCGCTGCTGCCCTTCGTCCTCATCGTCGTGGTCTTCCTGTTCCTGATGAATCAGATGCAGGGCGGCGGCTCCCGAGTCATGAACTTCGGGAAGTCCAAGGCCAAGCTGATCACCAAGGACACTCCGAAGACGACCTTCTCCGATGTGGCGGGGGCCGACGAGGCCGTCGAGGAACTCCACGAGATCAAGGAGTTCCTGCAGGAGCCGGCCAAGTTCCAGGCGGTCGGTGCCAAGATCCCGAAGGGTGTGCTGCTGTACGGCCCGCCCGGTACGGGCAAGACGCTGCTCGCTCGCGCCGTCGCGGGCGAGGCGGGCGTCCCCTTCTACTCGATCTCGGGTTCCGACTTCGTCGAGATGTTCGTCGGCGTCGGTGCCTCCCGAGTGCGTGACCTCTTCGAGCAGGCCAAGGCGAACGCCCCGGCGATCGTCTTCGTCGACGAGATCGACGCCGTCGGCCGGCACCGCGGTGCGGGTCTCGGCGGTGGCCACGACGAGCGCGAGCAGACGCTGAACCAGCTGCTCGTCGAGATGGACGGCTTCGACGTGAAGGGCGGCGTCATCCTGATCGCCGCCACCAACCGGCCGGACATCCTCGACCCGGCGCTGCTGCGCCCGGGCCGGTTCGACCGGCAGATCGCCGTCGACCGTCCCGATATGCAGGGCCGTCTGGAGATCCTCAAGGTCCACCAGAAGGGCAAGCCGGTCGCCCCGGACGTCGACCTGGGCGCCGTTGCCCGTCGTACGCCTGGCTTCACCGGCGCGGACCTGTCGAACGTGCTGAACGAAGCCGCGCTGCTCACCGCACGCGGCGACAAGAAGCTGGTCGACAACCACGCCCTGGACGAGGCGATCGACCGCGTCGTGGCGGGCCCGCAGAAGCGGACCCGGATCATGTCGGACAAGGAAAAGAAGATCACCGCGTACCACGAGGGCGGTCACGCCCTGGTCGCGGCGGCTTCGCCGAACTCCGACCCGGTCCACAAGATCACGATCCTGTCCCGTGGCCGTGCGCTCGGCTACACCATGGTCCTGCCGGATGAGGACAGGTACTCGACCACGCGCAACGAAATGCTCGACCAGCTGGCGTACATGCTGGGCGGGCGCGCGGCCGAGGAGCTCGTCTTCCACGACCCGACCACCGGTGCGGCCAACGACATCGAGAAGGCCACGACCACGGCCCGCGCGATGGTCACGCAGTACGGCATGACCGAGCGGCTCGGCGCGATCAAGTTCGGTGGCGACAACACCGAGCCGTTCCTGGGCCGTGAGATGGGTCACCAGCGCGACTACTCGGAAGAGGTTGCCGCGCTCGTCGACGAAGAGGTCAAGAAGCTCATCGAGACGGCGCACAACGAGGCCTGGGAGATCCTCGTCGAGAACCGCGACGTTCTCGACAACCTGGTCCTCCAGCTGCTGGAGAAGGAGACCCTCGGCAAGGAGCAGATCGCCGAGATCTTCGCGCCCCTCGTACGGCGCCCGGCCCGCCCCGCGTGGACCGGCTCCTCGAGGCGTACGCCGTCCACGCGGCCGCCGGTGCTCTCGCCGAAGGAGCTGGCGCTGACCAACGGCGCCGCCGGCTCCAATGGCGCCAACGGCGCGGTGCCGACGGATGCCGCTCCCGCTGTGGAGGCGGTCCCGGAGGAGCGTCCGGAAGCCTGA
- the folE gene encoding GTP cyclohydrolase I FolE, which produces MTDPVTLDGEGTIGEFDEKRAENAVRELLIAVGEDPDREGLRETPGRVARAYRELLAGLRQEPEDVLTTTFDLGHDEMVLVKDIEIVSLCEHHLLPFHGVAHVGYIPADTGKITGLSKLARLVDVFARRPQVQERLTTQIADSLMRILEARGAIVVIEAEHMCMSVRGIRKPGAKTTTSAVRGQLRDATTRAEAMSLILAR; this is translated from the coding sequence ATGACCGACCCGGTGACGCTGGACGGCGAAGGCACGATCGGCGAGTTCGACGAGAAGCGGGCCGAGAACGCCGTACGCGAGCTCCTCATCGCGGTCGGGGAGGACCCGGACCGCGAGGGTCTGCGCGAGACGCCGGGCCGTGTGGCGCGCGCGTACAGGGAGCTCCTGGCCGGGCTGCGGCAGGAGCCCGAGGACGTCCTGACGACGACGTTCGATCTGGGGCACGACGAGATGGTCCTGGTGAAGGACATCGAAATCGTGTCTCTGTGCGAGCACCATCTGCTGCCGTTCCATGGAGTTGCCCACGTCGGCTACATCCCGGCCGACACGGGCAAGATCACGGGCCTGTCGAAGCTGGCCCGCCTCGTCGATGTGTTTGCCCGTCGGCCGCAGGTGCAGGAACGACTCACCACGCAGATCGCGGACTCGCTGATGCGCATCCTCGAGGCGCGCGGCGCGATCGTGGTCATCGAGGCGGAGCACATGTGCATGTCGGTCCGGGGCATCCGCAAGCCCGGCGCCAAGACGACCACGTCGGCGGTGCGCGGTCAGCTGCGTGACGCCACCACGCGCGCCGAGGCGATGAGCCTGATACTGGCGCGATAG
- a CDS encoding DUF3180 domain-containing protein: MKQLRLGVLAGLFIVAGVLSWGGARLWESFGTLPSVPLAAPIVLAVIAVILTATALSLRARLKAQRERRPGAKGVEPLMAARAVVFGQASALVAALVCGLYGGTGVFLLGSLDIPARRDQAIYAGFSVVAGIAVIAAAFFLERVCKLPEDDDENRAPAS, encoded by the coding sequence GTGAAGCAACTGCGGCTCGGAGTACTGGCCGGTCTCTTCATCGTGGCGGGAGTACTGAGCTGGGGCGGCGCACGGCTCTGGGAATCGTTCGGCACACTGCCGAGCGTGCCGCTGGCCGCGCCGATCGTGCTGGCGGTGATCGCGGTGATCCTCACCGCGACCGCGCTCTCGCTCCGCGCCCGCCTGAAGGCACAGCGCGAGCGGCGCCCCGGTGCGAAGGGCGTGGAGCCGCTGATGGCGGCGCGCGCGGTGGTCTTCGGCCAGGCGAGCGCTCTCGTGGCGGCGCTGGTCTGCGGGTTGTACGGCGGGACGGGCGTGTTCCTGCTGGGCTCCCTGGACATCCCGGCGCGCCGGGACCAGGCGATCTACGCGGGCTTCTCGGTGGTCGCGGGCATCGCAGTGATCGCGGCGGCGTTCTTCCTGGAGCGGGTCTGCAAACTCCCTGAGGACGACGACGAAAACAGGGCACCGGCGTCGTGA
- the folK gene encoding 2-amino-4-hydroxy-6-hydroxymethyldihydropteridine diphosphokinase → MTVSSSFPSDWTQSDPTVQPVPASVVEQVDAADVTLSNPKRAVISLGSNLGNRLETLQGAIDALEDTPGLRVKAVSPVYETEPWGVAPGSQPSYFNAVVVIKTTLPPSSLLERGQAIEEAFERVREERWGPRTIDVDIVAYADVVSDDPLLTLPHPRAHQRAFVLAPWYDVEPEAQLPGRGPVVELLAGVGQDGVLPRADLELRLPD, encoded by the coding sequence ATGACCGTTTCTTCGTCGTTCCCCTCGGACTGGACGCAGAGCGACCCGACCGTGCAGCCGGTGCCCGCCTCCGTGGTGGAACAGGTCGACGCGGCCGACGTCACGCTGTCCAATCCGAAACGGGCCGTGATCTCTCTCGGCTCCAACCTGGGCAACCGCCTGGAGACGCTCCAGGGCGCGATCGACGCACTCGAGGACACGCCGGGCCTCCGGGTCAAGGCGGTCTCTCCGGTGTACGAGACGGAGCCGTGGGGCGTCGCTCCCGGCAGCCAGCCCTCGTACTTCAACGCGGTGGTCGTGATCAAGACCACACTGCCCCCGTCCTCCCTGCTGGAGCGCGGACAGGCCATCGAAGAAGCCTTCGAGCGGGTCCGGGAGGAGCGCTGGGGTCCGCGCACGATCGACGTCGACATCGTGGCGTACGCGGATGTCGTCTCGGACGACCCGCTGCTCACCCTTCCCCATCCGCGGGCACATCAGCGCGCCTTCGTACTCGCCCCGTGGTACGACGTGGAGCCGGAGGCACAGCTGCCGGGCCGCGGCCCGGTCGTCGAACTGCTGGCCGGCGTCGGCCAGGACGGTGTGCTTCCCCGAGCCGACCTGGAACTCCGTCTGCCCGACTAG
- the folB gene encoding dihydroneopterin aldolase yields MDRVALRGLKARGHHGVFPREREEGQTFIVDLVLGLDTRPAAAGDDLAKTVHYGIVAEEVVAVVEGEPVDLIETLAERIAQQCLKHDGVEEVEVVVHKPDAPITVPFDDVTITITRSRV; encoded by the coding sequence GTGGATCGTGTCGCGCTGCGCGGCCTCAAAGCCCGCGGGCACCATGGCGTCTTCCCCCGGGAGCGCGAGGAAGGGCAGACCTTCATCGTGGACCTGGTGCTGGGCCTCGACACCCGCCCCGCCGCGGCCGGCGACGACCTGGCGAAGACCGTGCACTACGGCATTGTGGCCGAGGAGGTCGTCGCCGTCGTCGAGGGCGAGCCCGTCGACCTCATCGAGACCCTGGCCGAGCGGATCGCCCAGCAGTGCCTCAAGCACGACGGCGTGGAAGAGGTCGAGGTGGTCGTGCACAAGCCGGACGCCCCGATCACCGTGCCCTTTGACGACGTGACCATCACGATCACCCGGAGCCGAGTATGA
- a CDS encoding nuclear transport factor 2 family protein, producing MSRTDVELVEEANTTFYETMERGDFEELSGLWLEDDISCIHPGWPVLSGRGEVLRSYALIMANTEYIQFFLTDVTVSLAGDTALVTCTENILSGGPAEESGALGPLVGQLVVATNVFRRTSDGWKIWSHHGSPVLTESDDEEDDETPS from the coding sequence GTGAGCCGCACCGACGTAGAGCTGGTCGAAGAGGCCAACACCACGTTCTACGAGACGATGGAGCGCGGAGACTTCGAGGAACTCTCCGGTCTCTGGCTCGAGGACGACATCTCGTGCATCCACCCCGGCTGGCCGGTGCTCTCGGGCCGCGGCGAGGTGCTCCGCTCGTACGCGCTGATCATGGCGAACACCGAGTACATCCAGTTCTTCCTCACCGATGTGACGGTGAGCCTGGCCGGCGACACCGCGCTGGTGACCTGCACCGAGAACATCCTCAGCGGCGGCCCGGCCGAGGAGAGCGGCGCGCTCGGACCGCTCGTCGGGCAACTCGTCGTAGCCACCAATGTGTTTCGCCGCACATCGGACGGATGGAAGATCTGGTCACATCACGGTTCACCCGTCCTGACGGAAAGCGACGACGAAGAGGACGACGAGACCCCTTCTTGA